CCAGGCACAGGGCCCAGTGGCATGAACGTGCATCGAATCTGCTTACCGTTGCGGGGGCAGCGCAGGCCTTGCGAGCAGAGCTCGCTCACCTGCTTCCCGTTTAACCCTGTGCCGCGGCACAGGGCACCTCGAATGCGGCACCGCCACAGCGGCACCGGCGCGCACGATACCACCGGGCGGCGGAAGGCCCAAACCGGCGGGCCGGGTGGGTGCCTCGCGCCGAGGTCCGCCGCGGGTTTCCTCCACGACCCGGGGGACGTCGGAGCGAGGATTCTCGCGATCCGACCATCGCCGAAGTCCTGTCGGTGCAGCGGCTGAGATCGCGACCAGTGGTCGCTCCCACGGGACGACGCGGGTTCAGTGGGAGCGAGCTTGCTCGCGATGCGGCGCGAAAAATCCTGCAGCGCTGGGCAGCCGCCCGATCGCGAGCAAGCTCGCTCCCACAAGAGTCCCGCGCGCCACAACTGAGGAGAGGGTTTTCCGACCTTCGCAGTGGTCAGCGGAAACCGCACATCCGGTCGATGTCGATCTCCGCTTCGATGCAGTCGGCCAGCCGGTCGAGGCTGGCTTCACGCAGCGCGTGCAGGTCGAGCGGCTGCGCCGCTTCGAGGCCGGCCCAGGCGAGCAGTGCGGCACAGGCCTGGGGCGCGTCGAACAGGCCGTGCAGATAGGTCGCCATCAGCTGCCCGTCCGCCGAGCGCGCGCCGTCCGGGCCGTGCTCCAGTTCGACTGCCGGACGCGCCAGCGCCGGGCCGCTGCTGACGCCCATATGGATTTCGTATCCGCGCACCGCCTCGCCGCCCGGCTGCAGGCGGCCCGCGACCACCCGCAGCTGCTTTTCCGCTTCCAGCGTGGTGTCGTAGTCGAACAGGCCGAGGCCGGCCACGCTGCCCGGCGCGCCCTCCAGGCCCTGCGGATCGTGCAGTGCACCGCCCATCATCTGCATGCCGCCGCAGATGCCGAGCAGGCGACCGCCGTAACGCAGGTGACGGGCGATCTGCGCGTCCCAGCCGTGCGCGCGCAGTGCCGCCAGGTCGCCCTGCACGCTCTTGCTGCCGGGCAGGATGACGAGGTCGCAGGCCGGCAGCGGCCGATCGAGCGGCACGAACATCAGGTCGACCTGGGGATGGGCACGCAGCGCGTCGAAGTCCGTGTGATTGCTGATGCGCGGAAACACCGGCACCGCCACGCGCAACCGCGCGACCTCACCCGCAGCGGTCTGTTGTGTCTGAATCGCGTCCTCGGCGTCGAGGTGCAGACCTTTCAGCATCGGCAGCACGCCGAACACCGGCAGGCCGGTGCGCCGCTCAAGCCACTCTTCGCCCGAACGCAGCAGCGCGCGGTCGCCGCGGAAGCGGTTGATGACGAAGCCGCGTACCAGCGCGCGTTCGTCACCGGATAGGCAGTCCAGCGTGCCGACCAGATGGGCGAACACGCCACCGCGGTCGATGTCGGCGACGATGACGACAGGGCAGCGGTTGGGCAGCGCGAAGCCCATGTTGGCGATGTCACGGTCGCGCAGATTGATCTCCGCAGGACTGCCGGCGCCTTCGACGACGACGAAGTCGTACTGCGCGGTGAGCCGCCGCCAGGACTGCATCACCGCGTCCATCGCGACCCGCTTGTAGTCGTGGTAGGCGCGCGCTTCCATATTGGCCAGTGCGCGGCCATGCACGATGACCTGCGCGCCGGTGTCGGAATTGGGCTTGAGCAGCACCGGGTTCATGTCGGTGTGCGGCGCCAGCCCGCAGGCGTGCGCCTGCAGCGCCTGGGCGCGGCCGATCTCGCCGCCGTCGGCGGTGACCGCGCTGTTCAGCGCCATGTTCTGCGGCTTGAACGGCGCCACGCGCACACCGCGCCGGTGCAGGCTGCGGCACAGGCCGGCGGCGACCGTGCTCTTGCCGGCGTCCGACGTGGTGCCCTGGATCATCAGCGCGTTCGCTGTCATCGCGCTCACGGATGCGCCGCCAGCTTGTCGCGCAGCTGAGCGGCAGCGCGCTCGCTCGCCACCAGCACCAGCTTCATCATGGCGCGCGTGGCGCCGACGAAGAGCTTGCGCAGCGTGCGTTCGTCCAGCGTTTCGAAATCGATTTCGGCGAGGATGACCGCCGGCGCCGACTGTCCCTTGAAGCGGTACACCGATTCGATCAGCACCTCACCGCCGGAATACTCCGGCTGGCCGAGCAGGTCGTACTGACCGGTGAAGCTGCGCAGCGCATTGGCGCCGAGCCGGTCGTGGCGCAGCAGTTCCGACTGTTCGCGGCCGC
The window above is part of the Methyloversatilis discipulorum genome. Proteins encoded here:
- a CDS encoding cobyric acid synthase, coding for MIQGTTSDAGKSTVAAGLCRSLHRRGVRVAPFKPQNMALNSAVTADGGEIGRAQALQAHACGLAPHTDMNPVLLKPNSDTGAQVIVHGRALANMEARAYHDYKRVAMDAVMQSWRRLTAQYDFVVVEGAGSPAEINLRDRDIANMGFALPNRCPVVIVADIDRGGVFAHLVGTLDCLSGDERALVRGFVINRFRGDRALLRSGEEWLERRTGLPVFGVLPMLKGLHLDAEDAIQTQQTAAGEVARLRVAVPVFPRISNHTDFDALRAHPQVDLMFVPLDRPLPACDLVILPGSKSVQGDLAALRAHGWDAQIARHLRYGGRLLGICGGMQMMGGALHDPQGLEGAPGSVAGLGLFDYDTTLEAEKQLRVVAGRLQPGGEAVRGYEIHMGVSSGPALARPAVELEHGPDGARSADGQLMATYLHGLFDAPQACAALLAWAGLEAAQPLDLHALREASLDRLADCIEAEIDIDRMCGFR